One genomic segment of Homo sapiens chromosome 14, GRCh38.p14 Primary Assembly includes these proteins:
- the RPS6KL1 gene encoding ribosomal protein S6 kinase-like 1 isoform X10, translating to MSLVACECLPSPGLEPEPCSRARSQAHVYLEQIRNRVALGVPDMTKRDYLVDAATQIRLALERDVSEDYEAAFNHYQNGVDVLLRGIHVDPNKERREAVKLKITKYLRRAEEIFNCHLQRPLSSGASPSAGFSSLRLRPIRTLSSAVEQLRGCRVVGVIEKRDLAVLPRLVSNSLPQVQLVQDPATGGTFVVKSLPRCHMVSRERLTIIPHGVPYMTKLLRYFVSEDSIFLHLEHVQGGTLWSHLLSQAHSRHSGLSSGSTQERMKAQLNPHLNLLTPARLPSGHAPGQDRIALEPPRTSPNLLLAGEAPSTRPQREAEGEPTARTSTSGSSDLPKAPGGHLHLQARRAGQNSDAGPPRGLTWVPEGAGPVLGGCGRGMDQSCLSADGAGRGCGRATWSVREEQVKQWAAEMLVALEALHEQGVLCRDLHPGNLLLDQAVVRGGAPVLRGGRGQSLQRPRGGWDFRADGSL from the exons ATGAGCCTGGTGGCCTGTGAGTGCCTGCCCAGCCCCGGCCTGGAGCCTGAGCCTTGCTCACGAGCACGGTCCCAAGCTCACGTGTACCTGGAGCAGATTCGCAACAGGGTGGCTCTGGGAGTGCCTGACATGACAAAACGTGACTATCTGGTGGATGCGGCCACGCAGATCCGGCTGGCCCTGGAGCGCGATGTTAGTGAGGACTATGAGGCGGCCTTCAACCACTATCAGAATGGCGTGGACGTGCTGCTCCGTGGCATACACG TTGACCCCAACAAGGAGCGACGTGAGGCTGTGAAGCTGAAAATTACCAAATACCTGCGGCGGGCAGAGGAGATCTTCAACTGCCACCTGCAGCGGCCGCTGAGCAGTGGAGCCAGCCCCAGCGCG GGTTTCAGCAGCCTGAGGCTCCGGCCCATTCGCACGCTGAGCTCTGCCGTGGAGCAGCTGAGGGGCTGCAGGGTGGTCGGGGTCATCGAGAAG agagatctcgctgtgttgcccaggctggtctcgaactccttgcctcag GTGCAGCTGGTCCAGGACCCGGCAACCGGAGGGACCTTTGTGGTGAAG AGCCTACCCAGGTGCCACATGGTGAGCAGGGAGCGGCTGACCATCATCCCACACGGAGTCCCCTACATGACGAAGCTGCTCAGGTACTTTGTGAGCGAGGACTCCATCTTCCTGCACCTGGAGCATGTGCAAG GAGGCACTCTCTGGTCCCACCTGCTCTCCCAGGCGCACTCCCGACATTCTGGGCTCAGCTCTGGCTCTACCCAGGAGAGGATGAAGGCTCAGCTCAacccccacctcaacctcctgaccccAGCGAGGCTTCCCTCAGGCCATGCCCCTGGCCAGGACAGAATCGCCCTGGAGCCTCCTAGGACTTCTCCGAACCTTCTCCTAGCTGGGGAGGCCCCATCCACCAGACCCCAGAGGGAGGCTGAAGGTGAACCCACAGCCAGGACCAGCACCTCTGGCTCCTCggaccttccaaaggccccaggTGGCCACCTGCACCTTCAAGCTAGGAGGGCTGGCCAGAACTCAGACGCTGGGCCCCCTCGGGGGCTCACTTGGGTTCCTGAGGGGGCCGGCCCGGTGCTAGGGGGCTGTGGCCGAGGCATGGATCAGAGCTGCCTGTCAGCAGATGGGGCCGGCCGGGGCTGTGGCAGGGCCACCTGGAGTGTGAGAGAGGAGCAGGTGAAGCAGTGGGCGGCAGAGATGCTGGTAGCGCTGGAGGCGCTGCACGAGCAGGGGGTGCTGTGCCGGGACCTCCACCCCGGGAACCTGCTCCTGGACCAGGCAG TGGTCAGAGGTGGAGCCCCAGTGCTGCGGGGAGGCCGTGGACAATCTCTACAGcgccccag AGGTGGGTGGGATTTCCGAGCTGACGGAAGCCTGTGA
- the RPS6KL1 gene encoding ribosomal protein S6 kinase-like 1 isoform 3 (isoform 3 is encoded by transcript variant 3) has translation MSLVACECLPSPGLEPEPCSRARSQAHVYLEQIRNRVALGVPDMTKRDYLVDAATQIRLALERDVSEDYEAAFNHYQNGVDVLLRGIHVDPNKERREAVKLKITKYLRRAEEIFNCHLQRPLSSGASPSARDLAVLPRLVSNSLPQVQLVQDPATGGTFVVKSLPRCHMVSRERLTIIPHGVPYMTKLLRYFVSEDSIFLHLEHVQGGTLWSHLLSQAHSRHSGLSSGSTQERMKAQLNPHLNLLTPARLPSGHAPGQDRIALEPPRTSPNLLLAGEAPSTRPQREAEGEPTARTSTSGSSDLPKAPGGHLHLQARRAGQNSDAGPPRGLTWVPEGAGPVLGGCGRGMDQSCLSADGAGRGCGRATWSVREEQVKQWAAEMLVALEALHEQGVLCRDLHPGNLLLDQAGHIRLTYFGQWSEVEPQCCGEAVDNLYSAPEVGGISELTEACDWWSFGSLLYELLTGMALSQSHPSGIQAHTQLQLPEWLSRPAASLLTEVRCSPARGSSCLA, from the exons ATGAGCCTGGTGGCCTGTGAGTGCCTGCCCAGCCCCGGCCTGGAGCCTGAGCCTTGCTCACGAGCACGGTCCCAAGCTCACGTGTACCTGGAGCAGATTCGCAACAGGGTGGCTCTGGGAGTGCCTGACATGACAAAACGTGACTATCTGGTGGATGCGGCCACGCAGATCCGGCTGGCCCTGGAGCGCGATGTTAGTGAGGACTATGAGGCGGCCTTCAACCACTATCAGAATGGCGTGGACGTGCTGCTCCGTGGCATACACG TTGACCCCAACAAGGAGCGACGTGAGGCTGTGAAGCTGAAAATTACCAAATACCTGCGGCGGGCAGAGGAGATCTTCAACTGCCACCTGCAGCGGCCGCTGAGCAGTGGAGCCAGCCCCAGCGCG agagatctcgctgtgttgcccaggctggtctcgaactccttgcctcag GTGCAGCTGGTCCAGGACCCGGCAACCGGAGGGACCTTTGTGGTGAAG AGCCTACCCAGGTGCCACATGGTGAGCAGGGAGCGGCTGACCATCATCCCACACGGAGTCCCCTACATGACGAAGCTGCTCAGGTACTTTGTGAGCGAGGACTCCATCTTCCTGCACCTGGAGCATGTGCAAG GAGGCACTCTCTGGTCCCACCTGCTCTCCCAGGCGCACTCCCGACATTCTGGGCTCAGCTCTGGCTCTACCCAGGAGAGGATGAAGGCTCAGCTCAacccccacctcaacctcctgaccccAGCGAGGCTTCCCTCAGGCCATGCCCCTGGCCAGGACAGAATCGCCCTGGAGCCTCCTAGGACTTCTCCGAACCTTCTCCTAGCTGGGGAGGCCCCATCCACCAGACCCCAGAGGGAGGCTGAAGGTGAACCCACAGCCAGGACCAGCACCTCTGGCTCCTCggaccttccaaaggccccaggTGGCCACCTGCACCTTCAAGCTAGGAGGGCTGGCCAGAACTCAGACGCTGGGCCCCCTCGGGGGCTCACTTGGGTTCCTGAGGGGGCCGGCCCGGTGCTAGGGGGCTGTGGCCGAGGCATGGATCAGAGCTGCCTGTCAGCAGATGGGGCCGGCCGGGGCTGTGGCAGGGCCACCTGGAGTGTGAGAGAGGAGCAGGTGAAGCAGTGGGCGGCAGAGATGCTGGTAGCGCTGGAGGCGCTGCACGAGCAGGGGGTGCTGTGCCGGGACCTCCACCCCGGGAACCTGCTCCTGGACCAGGCAG GTCACATCCGGCTCACATATTTTGGCCAGTGGTCAGAGGTGGAGCCCCAGTGCTGCGGGGAGGCCGTGGACAATCTCTACAGcgccccag AGGTGGGTGGGATTTCCGAGCTGACGGAAGCCTGTGACTGGTGGAGCTTTGGGTCTCTACTGTATGAACTGCTGACGGGAATG